The following are encoded in a window of Amaranthus tricolor cultivar Red isolate AtriRed21 chromosome 2, ASM2621246v1, whole genome shotgun sequence genomic DNA:
- the LOC130805593 gene encoding protein TRACHEARY ELEMENT DIFFERENTIATION-RELATED 7A-like, which produces MATFTTPPEFPSKRIPEVEVDPATPSEIPDIKTYPDEFIVTPEPEIKPPVSVPLPDPIPDPPGPGPDLPDPPIPSPPQPDIIPPPEVPPRQPPDVYPPDAPEIFPPPSTPLPDIIPPTGPMLLIVMFDMHNPGRHFLVGSMSPLPLLMMQMLLMMQM; this is translated from the exons ATGGCCACATTTACAACTCCACCGGAGTTTCCATCAAAGCGCATTCCAGAAGTCGAGGTTGATCCAGCCACCCCATCGGAGATACCCGATATCAAGACGTATCCGGATGAGTTTATTGTCACTCCTGAACCGGAGATCAAACCGCCTGTGTCTGTACCACTACCTGATCCCATACCGGATCCACCAGGACCAGGACCAGACCTTCCCGACCCTCCGATTCCATCACCTCCTCAACCTGATATAATTCCACCACCTGAAGTTCCGCCACGGCAGCCACCTGATGTTTACCCACCGGATGCACCGGAAATATTTCCACCACCTTCGACACCCTTACCAGATATAATTCCACCTACGGGTCCAATG TTGTTGATCGTTATGTTTGACATGCATAATCCTGGTCGTCATTTTCTTGTTGGTTCGATGTCTCCGCTACCTCTTCTGATGATGCAGATGCTTCTGATGATGCAGATGTAG